In Pseudobdellovibrio exovorus JSS, the genomic stretch GTTTCATCAATATATAAAGGAGCATCTGCAATCGTTCCGCAGGCATTCATCAATTTCTGCCATGAGGTATCCTGAATACGACCTGTACGGATTTCTCCGATCGAGATTTTCGCTTCGGCGGCAATCACCCTCATCATCAAAGACTCTTTCGACATCTCGACCGAGAAGTAAGCCACAGTCTTTTTAGCTCTTAGAGCCATGTGGGACGCGATATTCAAGCTGAATGCGGTTTTACCCATAGAAGGACGGGCCGCGATAATAATCAACTCGCCGGGATTAAACCCTGAAGTCATTTTATCTAAGTCAGTGAACCCACTTGGAATACCTGTTACATCCGCTTTGCGGTTGTAAAGTTCTTCGATTTTTTTAAAGGAATTGGTAACGATATCACGCGGACCTTCTAGGCCGGTGCCGTTCTTCTTTTCGCCGACTTTTAAAATTTCGCTTTCAGCAAAATCCAAAAGGGATTCAGCGTTTTCATAATCAGAACCGAAGGCTTTTTCGATCAAGCCACTAGATGTTCCGATCAGGCGTCTTAATAAAGACTTCTCGTGGATGATTTTAGCGTGCGAATCGATGTTCGCAGCAGAAACCACTTTATCTAATAGAGATAACAAATACTCGGGTCCACCAATAAGATCCAATTCGTTCTTATGTTGAAGGGAATTGGTAACGGTAACCAGATCGATAGGCTGTGCTTTTTGATGTAAGTCTGCGATGGTGCGATAAATGATTTGGTGGGCTGGTTTATAGAAGTCGTTAGCTTCAATAAGGTCTGAGACCTGATCGAACGCTTCACGTTCTAACATTAAACCACCAAGAACTGAGAACTCGGCCTCTAGATTTTGAGGCGGTAGTTTCTGACTCATCTAAACCCCTCTAGATTGGAAGTCTGAAAAGCAAAAAAATAAGGACTCTTCATCAGAGTCCTTATTCCCTATATCTTAATATATATTATTGAGCCAAAGTTGCAGTTGGTGCAACTGTTGTTTCAGGAGCTACAGCAAGAATTTGCGCGCCTTTTTTAGGTTTCAATTTGTAGTTGTCGATTTTCTTTTTCAAAGTGTTACGGTTGATACCCAACATTAAAGCCGTTTTAACTTGGTTACCGTTGTAAGCTTTAAGAGCTAGCTCGATCAATGGTTTCTCAACTTGCTCTAATACGATATTGTACAAGCCATTCAACTCTACTTGAGCTTCTTTTTGCTGTTGGAATAAAACTTCCAATTTGCTTTTCACTAATTTCTCAAGGCTCACTTGTTGTAAGTTAGCTACAAAAAGATTTTCTGAGTTGTTAAGGTTCGGCGTCATGAGTCTCCCTCGTGTTATGTTTTAAAATCTGCGGGTCATACCCCGCGTTGTGTGGGTAACCAAATATACTTATGTTGCTGCAAATGCAACATCACTTTTAGCTTTTTTTGCAAAATTCTTTCGGCCAACCACTTTTCAGATACTTGGCCGTGAGATGGACTAAACAACACAGTAAAATTTTTAAATAAATCATATTGACGACAAAATTGTTCTGACCATTCCAAATCTTTTTCAGAAGAAATAACAAATTTATATTCAGTTGGAATTCTGTGTTTTTCAGAGGAGAAATCGATGTTTTCTAAAAGAAAACTATCAGCCGCACCACTATCAGGAGTTTTTACGTCAAGAATAATTTTAACTCGTGGGTCAACGTGTTTAACGCTTTTAGATCCACTCGTTTCTAAAGAAACTTTGTGCCCTTGGTCACATAGAATGTTGATAAGTTTGTGGATTTCCGGCTGCAGCAAAGGTTCCCCGCCAGTAATACAAATATATTCGGCGTCATGGCTTTTGACGACATCGAGAATTTTTTCCAAACTCAAAAATTCTCCTTCGTGATACGAATACTTTGTATCGCAATAGGTACAGCGCAGGTTACAGCCTGTTGTGCGTATAAACACAGTCCTGTTGCCGGCATAGGTGCTTTCGCCCTGAATCGAATAGAAAATCTCGTTAATTTTAATCATTTGGAAGGCAAGGGAATCCCACCCTCCATTGATAAAGTCAAGCTGGGCACCCTATTCCAGAGGGATTTGCTTGCAGAGAGCTTTAAAAGCTTTTTAAAGGAGGCCTGTAAGCAGTTTTTTTAAGTCCGGCGAGTGGCGATCTACCAGTTCTCCAGTCGCATATCGGTGTAAGATACTCCCAATAAGGGTTTGATAGGGTATTCCTAGGCGTAAAGCCTCAGTTTTGAGTTCAGATAAAACGACAGACTCTAAACGAATACTAATAGGCGTTTTAGCCGCATCGGCAGAGACCTTTGGGGTTCCTTCGCGTTTTTTTAAAGACTTTAAATCATATTCCTTTTTCATATTGCACTCGCTCTTTTAAGGTCGCCCGCCTTGAGCTGATGATACGGATAACAGTCCCATCCGCTCGCTCACAAAAGACAACCAGTAATAAATTTAGTTTTTCCGAGAGGCCAATCCGAATGAACCGATCTTCTATTTCAAAGCTGTGTTCAGGATCATAGAACTCAACTGAAGAACCTGTTGTCCAAACTGTCTGGGCCTCTTCGAACCAAACGCCATGTTTTTCGTAGTTGACGTGATTTTTGATTTCACTCCACTCAAAATACATGTACACCTTCATTGTATTCTATTGTATATACAAAAACAAGCCCCGAACATACAAACGGCTCAATTCGATTTAAAATCATATTCAAGCTCCCTTTCCGCGCTTTTCTGCGTCACTTCAGTGCCATCTGCAAAATAAGGGCATCCCGCTCTCTCAAATAAAGACAGTCCTTTTTCCATAAGGCGGACGCTTCGGATAGCGCTTGTTTGGTGTTTGAACGGATAAAAAAGAAGCTATAAAGCGATTAAATCGTTCGCGAAGTCAGAAATTAAAGAAAAACTGGACCTGACTAGACCCTTGGACTTTTGCACAATGTACGTATCAGCCGTAAATTAATAGAGTGATGAGCCCAGCTCTCAGGATGTGAAGCTGTAATGAATGTTTTTTTCAAAAAGTTTAAAAGCGAAATACGATCTATAGCCCTGTTCGGCTTAGCTTTATTTATCGGGTTAGCGTTAATCAGCTACAATCCTAAAGATCCATCCCTCAATTCTATGGGGAACAACGGACTAAACGCTTTAAATTACTGTGGTATTTTAGGAAGCTTCCTTGCTGATGCAATCTATCAGCTTTTCGGATTGCCAGCATGGATTATGGTGGCGGGTCTATTTCATCTGTCTTTCTTAAGTTTCAAAGGCGAAAGCATCGAGTGGCGCAATGTGCGCTTGGTTTGGGTCACGCTTTTGATCTGCTGTGTTTCCGCATTGATGTCGATTTACTGGAGTGAAGCCAAAGTCTTCGATCGCCAAATTTTCTTAGGTGGTCTTTTAGGTGTGGGCCTATCAAAGGGATTGATCGGTGTTTTAAATAGTGTTGGCGCCCAGATTTTACTGTGGGCTTTAACAGCGATGCTGATCGTTTTCTGTTTCGAAGTCAGCGTCAATGACCTTGTGATGAAAGCCATGAGCTTTTTACATGATCGCATGGAAGATCTGGCTCGTTCAGATTGGTTAAAGAAGTTAAAAGCGACGTCGTTAAAACCAGCGAAGACAGCGAAAAAAGAAACGAAAGCCAAAGATAAAACGACAGAGACGATTCTAGTTGAAACGAAAAACTTAATTCCAGAACCAAAATTGAAGTTGGCTGTGGAAGAAGAAGACGATGAATCAACACCTTCCACATCGCGCTCAACAAGAGCTGCTGTTCATGCCGATAGCGACGAAGACGCAGAGGACATGGACGCTTCAGCCGAAGCCGGTGAAGAGGACGATGAAGATGTTGAGGTTTCTGCGTACGAACCTCCTGCCCGCCGCAAAGTGACTCTGCAAGCGAAGACTCCGCGCAAAGTGGCGAATTGGACGATGCCGAAATTATCTCTGCTAGAAGATCCGCCATTAAGTCGCATTAAAATGGACGAAAAAGAAATTCGTCGTAAAGCGGACATCACTCTTGAAAAATTAAAACAATTTGATGTGAACGGACAAATCGTTGCGGCTAAACCGGGCCCGATGGTGACCATGTTTGAATTCAAACCAAACGTGGATGTGCGTGTAAATAAAGTGACGGATATGGCAGACGATTTAGCGTTGGCCCTTTCGGCGGAATCTTTACGTATCATTGCTCCCATTCCAGGTCGCGATGTTATCGGGATTGAAACTTCAAATGCTCAGCGCGAAACTGTTTATTTAAAAGACCTTCTGGCAGATGAAACATTCTGGTCTGACGATATTAAGTTGCCGATCGCCTTAGGAAAACAAACCAATGGCGAACCTAAAATCGTCGATCTTCGCAAAATGCCACACTTATTGATTGCAGGAACTACGGGTTCAGGAAAATCTGTTTTCACTGTTTCTACGATCACAGGATTTTTATTCAAACATTCTCCGAAGACATTAAGAATGATTTTGGTGGATCCAAAGCAAGTGGATCTGGCGGCATTTTCAGATATTCCTCACTTAATCATGCCACCGATTCGCGAGCCGAAAAAAGCGGTCTTTGCTCTTCGCTGGGCTGTTAAGGAAATGGAAAAGCGCTATAAATCCATGAGTAAATTTGGCGCGCGTAACATCGAACAGTTCAATGATATCGTTGAGAAGTTCAACGCAGACAAAATTGCGGAGCACGAAAAAGTAAATGCCGAGTATGAAAACCAAGGCATTATGAAATTGGAACAGTACTATTACACTCCGCAACCGTATATTGTGATTGTGGTAGAAGAGTTCGGTGACTTGATGGCTGTTGACAAACAAAACGTCGAACAGAATATCGTGCGCTTAGCTCAGATGGCTCGTGCTTGTGGAATGCATTTGATGCTGGCGATGCAGTCTCCGCGTAAAGAAGTGGTTACGGGTTTAATTAAAACCAATATCCCAGGTCGTATTAGCTTTAAAGTGGCATCGAAAATGGATTCTCGCATTATCTTGGATGAGCAAGGGGCAGAACGTCTTCTTTCTCAGGGGGATATGTTGGCTCTTGTCGGTGGAACATCAAAAGCAATTCGCCACCATGGTCCTTACTTAAAAGAGACAGAAATCAACGGAGTTGCAAAATTCTGGTCTGATCAGGGTGAACCAGAGTTTGATGCTTTAGCGATGCGAGCTCTTGATGGCGGACCAACTCAGGGAAGCTTTGCGGGCATGGGTGCCGATGGCGACTTTGGCGGAGATTTCGCTGGCGAAGAGGAATACGACGAACGCTATGATGAGATCCTAGCTTGGGCAGCGACTCAAAAAGCCATTTCGGCCTCGTTAATTCAAAGACGATTTAAATTAGGCTACCCGCGAGCGGCACGTTTAATCGAGCTGTTCGAGCGCGAAGGCGTTGTTGGGCCAGCGAATGGAAGTAAACCTCGCGCCGTTCTGGTTGCGAGCCACGCCGAATAGGTGTCAGGCCCTGTTTACGGACACAGGGCAGCATATTCCAAAACTGAGTTTGTTTAGGTTTGCAAGCGTCACAATTCCTGTGGTGTGATTACTCTACTAAATAAAAATTAAGACTCAAACTCAAGGAGGATATATGTTTAAGTCATTCGTAATGGCAGCAGCCATGATCGTGAGCGCGTCTGCTCATGCACACACTACAGTTGCAGAATCACTATTCGCAGCTCAACAACCCTACATTCAAGAAGCAGTTGTAGCTTTCGGTTTAGACTGGAAAGTTGGACAAGAAAACAACTACAAATTGAACATGGGTGGATTCTTGAACGGATCTATGAAAATGTACGTTCGTGAAATTTCTGCTGATGGTATTTGGATGGTTCAAGATGTGGACATGATGATCCAAAAACAAAAAGTTGAAGTTCTAATCGACCCATCTAACGGACAAATCAAAAAAATGTTAGTTAATGGTAAAGAGCAAGAACCACCAAAATCTGACTTCGAATTGATCGATCAAAAAGAAGATCGCGTGACTGTTCCAGCGGGAACTTTTGATGCTATCTACTTGAAAATCAAAGACAATGCTAACAACGGCCAAATCGCTGAGCAATGGGTTAACCCTCGCGATATCCCTCTTTCTGGTATGTTGCAGTCAAAAGCTGACAGCCAAATGGGAAAGGTGACAATTCAATTAACTTCGTTTAAGAAGTAAGGATGAATTGTTTTTTATCAACAACCAAAAAAGCCGCGCTAAAAAACGCGGCTTTTTTATTGGGAATAACTCTTCTTGTTCTTTCTGCTGAAGCCCAAAACAAAAATATCAGCAATACCTTTGAATCCACGAAAAAGCAGGCCACCGAACTTCTTTTGCAAAAAAAGAAAACACAAGCCATTCAATTAGTTCGCGCCTATGAACAAAAAATTTCCAATACAGCCTCAAAAATCGAAGCGCAAGAGTTGATGGTGAATATCTCTCAGAAGTTCCTTTCGCGCACGACCCAAGAGGCCTATGAAAACTCGTTAAACATCACCGTTGAAAGCTTAAAAGACGCAGTAAAAAGCAACGAGCAGTGTCTTTCGTTAGACCCAAATCACCTTGATTGCCTCATTCAAAAAATGCGTCTGTACACGCGTGAAAAAAATCCTAAGGCGGCTCGTGCCGTTTTGTCTGATATTAAAGCGATCGCAGCTAACACGTCCTATGATGTTTGGCTCAGCCTCATGGCAGATCGTCGGTTACCCAACTTCAGCAGTCGTCAGATATTAAAAACGCTGCCCGAAAATCCACAGGAAGATCAATTTCCTCTGATTATTTTAGAGTTAGAGCGTTCATTTGTAGCTAAAAACTATTCACGTGCGCGGGATCTGCTGGGATACCTTGAAAAACACTTTTCTGATTGGCCAGATCTGTCTTTCTATCAAGACAAAATCGACCGCGAGTCTGGCGAAGGCAGTGAGGTCCTATCCGAACAGCAAACAGTTCAATACAGCAACAAATGTAAAAATTTAAGCAAGACAATTGCCCGTAAGTTTCGGTATGATTTTGATCTCTGCCTGCGTACGAACGAATAAGGGGGATCGACCACGTGAAAAAACAGATTTTATTTCTTATGGCCATTACAGCTTTAAGCTCATTGGGTTTTTCCTGTGGAATCAAGGGACCACCACTTCCTCCGTTGCAGCCAGAAACAATACAAAAACAAAAAGCACAAGAAGCCGCAGCGGCGACGCCGTCTGATGCGACTCCTGATTCGACGACTAAAAAGAAAACTCAATGAGCTTGTTAAAAACCCATTTGATTTCAGGAGCGGGAAATACTTTCCACGTGAGCTTTGATGGTCACGATGAATTCACTTTGTGGGGAGCCGACAAGCGCAAAGAGATCACTCGCCGTGTCTGTGCTGAAAACAAAGCCGACGGATTTATTTTTCTTCAGGCGGCCTTAGAGCAAGAAAATCACTATCGTTGGTTTTTCTATAATAACGATGGCTCTGATGCCGAAATGTGCGGGAATGCCACTCGCTGTGTGGGCTACTACATTAAAAACATTTTGAAGAATGCCGCAACTCACTGGAGTCTACAAACTGTTGCCGGAGCGATTCGTATTGATTTTGTTAATACTGAATCCTTTAAAATCACCATGACACCGATTCAGCGCTATGATTCCTCTTTGGGATTTTTCTGTGATACGGGGGTGCCACATCTGGTGCTGGAACGTCAGGAAATATTACAAGATGAAGTGACTCGTCAGGCCTCGCGCAAACTGCGCTTTCACGAAGAGTTCCAACCACGTGGAACCAATGTGACTCAGGTCGTATTGGAAGATGACCCCAAAAAAGTGAAAGCAGTTTCGTACGAGCGCGGAGTCGAAGACTTCACTGATGCCTGCGGCACAGGAGCCATGGCGGCGGCTTTCTACAACTTAACTAAACGCGGTGAAAGTGAAACTCAGGTTGAAATGCCGGGGGGAACACTTATGATGAATTTATTTGATCTGGATAAACCCACAATGACGGGTCCTGCCATTTTATTAGGGAGTTACGAATATGAAATCTAGAACGGATTACAAAGGTGCTATTTCGGCCATTCCAACACCATTTCTAAACAAACAGGTTGATTTTGAATCCTTGAAAAAGATGATCGAGTTTCAACTTAAGGGTGGCATCTGCGGTTTCGTAGTGAATGGAACAACGGCAGAAAGTCCGACGCTCTCATGGGAAGAAGTTGAAAAAATCTATAAGCTCGTGCGCGAAATTGCGGGAACGCGTGTTCCGGTTATCGTGGGTACAGGCTCGAACAGCACAGATGACACTGTCGAAACCACTCAAAAAGCAGAAAAGCTAGGAGCCGATGCGGCGTTGGTGGTGGTGCCTTACTACAACAAACCTCCACAGCGCGGACTTGTGGCTCATTTCACTGAAGTGGCGACAAACGCGAACTTGCCAATCGTGATGTACAATGTTCCGGGTCGTACGATCACGGGTATGACAGCAGAAACCATTGCTGAGCTGACAAAAGTTAAAAATATTTTTGCGATCAAAGAAGCCAGCGGCGATATCGCCTTTGATGAAAAACTAAAACCACTGGTGCCAGCAGATTTTGTTATGCTTTCGGGTGATGATCCAACTTACCCTCAGTTTTTAAAGCTGGGCGGTTCCGGTGTGATTTCAGTGATGTCGAATGTAATCCCTGCTGAGTGCGCTCGCTGGTATGACATGGCCCAATCAGGCAAATGGGGCGAGCTAGAAGCTGATTTCGGTCGTTACAAAAAATTTATTTCTCAAATGTATCTGGAAGCGAACCCAATCCCATTGAAATGGATCATGTACAAAATGGGATTGTTTAAGTCTCCGGAAATGCGCCTACCGCTAGTGGCTTTGGACTCTGTTCATCACGAACCACTAGCCGGTGAAATGAAAACATTAGGGTTGATCTAATATGAAAATCAGAATCGGTCTTTTCGGTGGCAGCGGTAAAATGGGTAAAGCTGTCGAGCAAATGCTGCCGTTGTTGAAAACAAAAAATAACCTAGAACCATTCCTTTGTATCGGTAAAGATCGTTCGGGCCTATTTGCAATCAGTGCCAGTGACATTCATGATGTCGAAGCGGACATTCTAGCTGATGTGGATGTGTGGATTGAGTTCACTTCGGATAAAGGTTTGAAAGAGCTTTTAAAAGCCACTGAAAAATTTAAAACTCCGATTGTTTCCGGCTCGACAGGTCTTAGCGAGGCAGATTTCAAGAATTTGAAAAAAGCCGCCGGCAAAAGAAAAATTTTCTGGGCGTCTAATATGAGCCCAGGATTATGGGCTTTCCGTCAGGCGATGAAGGGCTTAAGCCATATTTCGCATTTTGATTTTGCTATGGAAGAGTTGCATCACACGCAAAAAAAAGACAATCCC encodes the following:
- the dnaB gene encoding replicative DNA helicase, with the protein product MSQKLPPQNLEAEFSVLGGLMLEREAFDQVSDLIEANDFYKPAHQIIYRTIADLHQKAQPIDLVTVTNSLQHKNELDLIGGPEYLLSLLDKVVSAANIDSHAKIIHEKSLLRRLIGTSSGLIEKAFGSDYENAESLLDFAESEILKVGEKKNGTGLEGPRDIVTNSFKKIEELYNRKADVTGIPSGFTDLDKMTSGFNPGELIIIAARPSMGKTAFSLNIASHMALRAKKTVAYFSVEMSKESLMMRVIAAEAKISIGEIRTGRIQDTSWQKLMNACGTIADAPLYIDETSGISPFEIRARCRRLKAMGQLDCIMIDYLQLMSLKQKVDSREREVAEISKSLKAIAKELQVPIIALAQLNRGVEGRSDRRPMLSDLRESGSIEQDADVIMMLYREDYYDKESPEKQGAAKVIIAKQRNGPTGDVDLRFDGKYNLFRDADKSVVSPLPPPQAPPPMPGSKPRNFAPTT
- a CDS encoding helix-turn-helix domain-containing protein codes for the protein MTPNLNNSENLFVANLQQVSLEKLVKSKLEVLFQQQKEAQVELNGLYNIVLEQVEKPLIELALKAYNGNQVKTALMLGINRNTLKKKIDNYKLKPKKGAQILAVAPETTVAPTATLAQ
- a CDS encoding radical SAM protein, which codes for MIKINEIFYSIQGESTYAGNRTVFIRTTGCNLRCTYCDTKYSYHEGEFLSLEKILDVVKSHDAEYICITGGEPLLQPEIHKLINILCDQGHKVSLETSGSKSVKHVDPRVKIILDVKTPDSGAADSFLLENIDFSSEKHRIPTEYKFVISSEKDLEWSEQFCRQYDLFKNFTVLFSPSHGQVSEKWLAERILQKKLKVMLHLQQHKYIWLPTQRGV
- a CDS encoding BrnT family toxin, which translates into the protein MKVYMYFEWSEIKNHVNYEKHGVWFEEAQTVWTTGSSVEFYDPEHSFEIEDRFIRIGLSEKLNLLLVVFCERADGTVIRIISSRRATLKERVQYEKGI
- a CDS encoding DNA translocase FtsK, translated to MNVFFKKFKSEIRSIALFGLALFIGLALISYNPKDPSLNSMGNNGLNALNYCGILGSFLADAIYQLFGLPAWIMVAGLFHLSFLSFKGESIEWRNVRLVWVTLLICCVSALMSIYWSEAKVFDRQIFLGGLLGVGLSKGLIGVLNSVGAQILLWALTAMLIVFCFEVSVNDLVMKAMSFLHDRMEDLARSDWLKKLKATSLKPAKTAKKETKAKDKTTETILVETKNLIPEPKLKLAVEEEDDESTPSTSRSTRAAVHADSDEDAEDMDASAEAGEEDDEDVEVSAYEPPARRKVTLQAKTPRKVANWTMPKLSLLEDPPLSRIKMDEKEIRRKADITLEKLKQFDVNGQIVAAKPGPMVTMFEFKPNVDVRVNKVTDMADDLALALSAESLRIIAPIPGRDVIGIETSNAQRETVYLKDLLADETFWSDDIKLPIALGKQTNGEPKIVDLRKMPHLLIAGTTGSGKSVFTVSTITGFLFKHSPKTLRMILVDPKQVDLAAFSDIPHLIMPPIREPKKAVFALRWAVKEMEKRYKSMSKFGARNIEQFNDIVEKFNADKIAEHEKVNAEYENQGIMKLEQYYYTPQPYIVIVVEEFGDLMAVDKQNVEQNIVRLAQMARACGMHLMLAMQSPRKEVVTGLIKTNIPGRISFKVASKMDSRIILDEQGAERLLSQGDMLALVGGTSKAIRHHGPYLKETEINGVAKFWSDQGEPEFDALAMRALDGGPTQGSFAGMGADGDFGGDFAGEEEYDERYDEILAWAATQKAISASLIQRRFKLGYPRAARLIELFEREGVVGPANGSKPRAVLVASHAE
- the dapF gene encoding diaminopimelate epimerase, producing the protein MSLLKTHLISGAGNTFHVSFDGHDEFTLWGADKRKEITRRVCAENKADGFIFLQAALEQENHYRWFFYNNDGSDAEMCGNATRCVGYYIKNILKNAATHWSLQTVAGAIRIDFVNTESFKITMTPIQRYDSSLGFFCDTGVPHLVLERQEILQDEVTRQASRKLRFHEEFQPRGTNVTQVVLEDDPKKVKAVSYERGVEDFTDACGTGAMAAAFYNLTKRGESETQVEMPGGTLMMNLFDLDKPTMTGPAILLGSYEYEI
- the dapA gene encoding 4-hydroxy-tetrahydrodipicolinate synthase → MKSRTDYKGAISAIPTPFLNKQVDFESLKKMIEFQLKGGICGFVVNGTTAESPTLSWEEVEKIYKLVREIAGTRVPVIVGTGSNSTDDTVETTQKAEKLGADAALVVVPYYNKPPQRGLVAHFTEVATNANLPIVMYNVPGRTITGMTAETIAELTKVKNIFAIKEASGDIAFDEKLKPLVPADFVMLSGDDPTYPQFLKLGGSGVISVMSNVIPAECARWYDMAQSGKWGELEADFGRYKKFISQMYLEANPIPLKWIMYKMGLFKSPEMRLPLVALDSVHHEPLAGEMKTLGLI
- a CDS encoding 4-hydroxy-tetrahydrodipicolinate reductase, which translates into the protein MKIRIGLFGGSGKMGKAVEQMLPLLKTKNNLEPFLCIGKDRSGLFAISASDIHDVEADILADVDVWIEFTSDKGLKELLKATEKFKTPIVSGSTGLSEADFKNLKKAAGKRKIFWASNMSPGLWAFRQAMKGLSHISHFDFAMEELHHTQKKDNPSGTAKTLHSDLEKIVGKKVSAPVGYRLGGIFGVHKLFAASSNEVITLQHQALNRTVFAEGALLAADWLAGSVKKAGYYSMDDMMLSKRVKK